Proteins from one Fundidesulfovibrio magnetotacticus genomic window:
- a CDS encoding substrate-binding periplasmic protein, with amino-acid sequence MALILRFQLLLLALLAFPGQTSAETLRIGATSAPPISQPDGNGRLDRILDEAFRRAGLEARFVTLPSERSLREADAGMLDGDNNRVAGLEATYSNLVRVSESNMNYEFMAFAASSNVRVESWADLERLSVGHIVGWKIVEENLRAASVTKVATAEELFRLLAGGRVDVVIYHRLGGEHYVNTLGLQGVRPLEPPLAVRPMYLYLNRRHEALAEPLAQALRAMKADGRHAALLAGERPAP; translated from the coding sequence TTGGCCCTGATTCTGCGCTTCCAGTTGCTGCTCCTGGCCCTGCTCGCGTTCCCGGGTCAGACCTCCGCCGAGACCTTGCGGATCGGGGCCACCTCCGCGCCTCCCATCTCCCAGCCCGACGGAAACGGGCGGTTGGACCGGATTCTCGACGAGGCCTTCCGCCGCGCGGGGCTGGAGGCGCGCTTCGTCACCCTGCCCAGCGAGCGCTCCCTGCGCGAGGCCGATGCGGGCATGCTTGACGGCGACAACAACCGCGTGGCCGGATTGGAGGCCACCTATTCCAACCTGGTGCGCGTGTCCGAGAGCAACATGAACTACGAGTTCATGGCCTTCGCCGCGTCGTCGAACGTGCGCGTGGAAAGCTGGGCGGACCTGGAGCGCCTTTCCGTGGGGCACATCGTGGGCTGGAAGATCGTGGAGGAGAACCTGCGCGCGGCATCCGTCACCAAGGTGGCCACGGCGGAGGAACTCTTCCGCCTGCTGGCAGGGGGCCGGGTGGACGTGGTGATCTACCACCGCCTCGGGGGCGAGCACTACGTGAACACCCTGGGCCTGCAGGGCGTGCGCCCCCTGGAGCCGCCCCTGGCCGTGCGCCCCATGTACCTTTATCTCAACCGACGCCACGAGGCCCTCGCGGAGCCCCTGGCACAGGCGCTGCGCGCCATGAAGGCCGACGGCCGCCACGCCGCCCTCCTGGCCGGAGAACGGCCCGCCCCCTAG
- a CDS encoding HDOD domain-containing protein, which translates to MSVREEIIAQAMNLPQMPAPVVRVMNYLSRPDADLNELAKLIEYDPGLTVNVLRMANSSFFGGGVQVSTVRDALFRLGTRRVVQLVIASGVAPNARSAVVGYGLEEGELLRQAIAVGVAAELLAAELDLRAPDHTFTSGLLCNIGKKVLGGFLEVDAGPILAMAAREHVPFEQAEREVLGIDHAELGAELLSRWSLPPSIVECVRWHLDPCSAPGSDQALDLVHVGFVLATMAGIGQGLDGLNYMVCQKSFERLNVTPLAMARTMEKLLEALAEIEEILSSV; encoded by the coding sequence ATGAGCGTGCGCGAGGAAATCATCGCCCAGGCCATGAACCTGCCCCAGATGCCCGCACCGGTGGTGCGCGTGATGAACTACCTCTCGCGCCCCGACGCCGACCTCAACGAACTGGCCAAGCTCATCGAATACGATCCGGGCCTCACGGTGAACGTCCTGCGCATGGCCAACTCCAGCTTCTTCGGCGGGGGCGTCCAGGTGAGCACCGTGCGCGACGCCCTCTTCCGCCTGGGCACGCGCCGCGTGGTGCAGCTGGTGATCGCCTCCGGCGTGGCCCCCAACGCCCGCTCCGCCGTGGTCGGCTACGGCCTGGAAGAGGGCGAACTGTTGCGCCAGGCCATCGCCGTGGGCGTGGCCGCCGAGCTCCTGGCCGCCGAGCTCGACCTGCGCGCCCCGGACCACACCTTCACCTCCGGGCTCTTGTGCAACATCGGCAAGAAGGTGCTGGGCGGCTTCCTGGAGGTGGACGCCGGCCCCATACTGGCCATGGCCGCGCGGGAACACGTGCCCTTCGAGCAGGCCGAACGCGAGGTGCTTGGCATCGACCACGCGGAGCTGGGCGCGGAGCTTCTCAGCCGCTGGAGCCTGCCCCCGTCCATCGTGGAGTGCGTGCGCTGGCACCTGGACCCGTGCAGCGCCCCCGGATCGGACCAGGCCCTTGACCTGGTGCACGTGGGCTTCGTGCTGGCCACCATGGCCGGCATCGGCCAGGGGCTGGACGGGCTCAACTACATGGTCTGCCAGAAAAGCTTCGAGCGGCTGAACGTGACCCCCCTGGCCATGGCCCGGACAATGGAAAAGCTCCTGGAGGCCCTGGCGGAGATCGAGGAAATCCTCTCCAGCGTGTAG
- a CDS encoding HD-GYP domain-containing protein yields MSEKRQLESIEDLEEEYYQISPDILQSFNKFRPPLNIFKLKEDVVRLLPYYRVGERLSKEQGEELETLVQDGLIFVSRADHPVYVKHISFQLDLVLMDRHLTESETADIFQAALTRRMEEFLDQPVKAVADKIQADLMVFTEYLWQDFNRGKALSRRVHSRHSLACHSVNCGMVGMQVFLQTLPEEYRQGPKNRQAFDRVCLGLFLHDVGMSKIPAFLRDKTQTLSSEERQKLLKHPLIGAEMLAKLDLKFPEVEQCVLEHHERVGGSGYPRKIAGADISDMGLLCAVVDSYCAMITERPYAKAMDPKAAAGSLGADPKYDPRYSKQLVQYLMNTRQM; encoded by the coding sequence ATGAGCGAGAAGCGCCAGCTTGAATCCATTGAGGATCTGGAAGAGGAATACTACCAGATCAGCCCCGACATCCTCCAAAGCTTCAACAAGTTCAGACCCCCCCTGAACATCTTCAAGCTCAAGGAAGACGTCGTGCGGCTGCTCCCCTACTACCGCGTGGGCGAGCGTCTTTCCAAGGAGCAGGGAGAGGAACTGGAGACCCTGGTGCAGGACGGACTGATCTTCGTCTCGCGCGCCGACCACCCGGTCTACGTGAAGCACATCTCCTTCCAGCTCGACCTTGTGCTCATGGACCGCCACCTCACCGAGTCCGAGACCGCCGACATCTTCCAGGCCGCCCTGACCCGGCGCATGGAGGAATTCCTCGACCAGCCCGTGAAGGCCGTGGCCGACAAGATCCAGGCCGACCTCATGGTGTTCACCGAATACCTCTGGCAGGACTTCAACAGGGGCAAGGCCCTCTCGCGGCGCGTGCACTCCAGGCACTCCCTGGCCTGCCACTCGGTGAACTGCGGCATGGTGGGCATGCAGGTGTTCCTCCAGACCCTGCCCGAGGAGTACCGCCAGGGCCCCAAAAACCGCCAGGCCTTCGACCGCGTCTGCCTGGGCCTCTTCCTGCACGACGTGGGCATGTCGAAAATCCCGGCCTTCCTGCGCGACAAAACCCAGACCCTCTCCTCCGAGGAGCGCCAGAAGCTCCTGAAGCACCCGCTGATCGGCGCGGAGATGCTGGCCAAGCTGGACCTCAAGTTCCCCGAGGTGGAACAGTGCGTGCTGGAACACCACGAACGTGTGGGAGGAAGCGGCTACCCCCGCAAGATCGCTGGGGCCGATATCTCCGACATGGGCCTGCTCTGCGCCGTGGTGGATTCCTATTGCGCCATGATCACGGAGCGCCCCTACGCCAAGGCCATGGACCCCAAGGCGGCCGCGGGCTCCCTGGGCGCGGACCCCAAGTACGATCCCCGCTACTCCAAGCAGCTCGTCCAGTATCTGATGAACACCCGACAGATGTAG
- a CDS encoding chemotaxis protein CheD: MLKRIVVGISDMKISARASEVLVTHSLGSCLGLAAWDAGARVGGLIHCLLPKATGPDVKNPNMYVNVGVPAMIRKMLSKGCTKEGLVFRAAGCARMLGIQNQFDTGSQNLAMLEALFAKNGVKLAAKDVGGSIPRTMYLCMDTGQVTITSQGKEWLL, encoded by the coding sequence GTGCTCAAACGCATCGTCGTCGGCATTTCCGACATGAAAATCTCCGCCAGGGCCTCCGAGGTGCTGGTGACGCACTCCCTGGGCTCCTGCCTGGGCCTGGCGGCCTGGGACGCCGGGGCCCGCGTGGGCGGACTGATCCACTGCCTGCTCCCCAAGGCCACGGGACCGGACGTGAAGAACCCCAACATGTACGTGAACGTGGGTGTCCCGGCCATGATCCGCAAGATGCTCTCCAAGGGGTGCACCAAGGAGGGCCTCGTGTTCAGGGCCGCCGGATGCGCCCGGATGCTGGGCATCCAGAACCAGTTCGACACCGGCTCCCAGAACCTGGCCATGCTCGAAGCCCTCTTCGCCAAGAACGGCGTCAAGCTCGCCGCAAAGGACGTGGGCGGCTCCATCCCCAGGACCATGTACCTCTGCATGGATACCGGCCAGGTGACCATCACCTCCCAAGGCAAGGAGTGGCTCTTATGA
- a CDS encoding HD domain-containing protein — protein sequence MSSVRKSLLQLVFSGSSMKRWNDKLRPAELMEVDKQAHKMMVAWVLFTLNTRDMDPRERIRLGARIVEGGIFDYLYRLVITDIKPPIFYKIKENPAHYRQLTDWVLVELEPRVRPLGEPFWERLQASLRVPGEEGLDRRILAAAHLYASGWEFNLIKSMNPHDTELMDIEDSFRKGLERHKDLHGVDQLIEGLFGGGRTPVGHFAQVCGQLRFQKRWSQTPRIPETSVLGHLYIVACYAWFFSLSVGACKARAQNNFFGGLFHDLPELLTRDIISPVKQSVEPIGALIKEYEERELERVILAPLRRGGYGELVERLSFFLGLEIGSEFADCALLDGAVQRVTPSKLHAECNEDRFDPKDGELLKVCDSLAAYLEAYTALRNGIASDQLQQGIWRIRGKYASTVLFDTVHVGALLADFD from the coding sequence ATGTCCAGCGTGCGCAAAAGCCTCCTCCAGCTCGTGTTCTCCGGCTCCTCCATGAAACGCTGGAACGACAAGCTCCGCCCGGCCGAACTCATGGAGGTGGACAAGCAGGCCCACAAGATGATGGTGGCCTGGGTGCTCTTCACGCTCAACACCCGGGACATGGACCCGCGGGAGCGCATCCGCCTGGGCGCGCGCATCGTGGAGGGCGGCATCTTCGATTACCTCTACCGCCTGGTGATCACCGACATCAAGCCGCCCATCTTCTATAAGATCAAAGAGAACCCCGCCCACTACCGCCAGCTCACGGACTGGGTGCTCGTGGAGCTGGAGCCCCGGGTGCGCCCCCTGGGCGAGCCCTTCTGGGAGCGCCTCCAGGCCAGCCTGCGCGTCCCCGGCGAGGAGGGCCTCGACAGGCGCATCCTGGCCGCCGCCCACCTCTACGCCTCGGGCTGGGAGTTCAACCTCATCAAGTCCATGAATCCCCACGACACGGAACTCATGGACATCGAGGACTCCTTCCGCAAGGGCCTGGAGCGCCACAAGGACCTCCATGGCGTGGACCAGCTCATCGAGGGCCTTTTCGGCGGCGGGCGCACGCCCGTGGGGCACTTCGCCCAGGTGTGCGGCCAGCTCCGGTTCCAGAAGCGCTGGTCCCAGACACCGCGCATCCCCGAGACCAGCGTGCTGGGGCACCTGTACATCGTGGCCTGTTACGCCTGGTTTTTCTCGCTCTCGGTGGGGGCCTGCAAGGCCAGGGCCCAGAACAACTTCTTCGGCGGGCTCTTCCACGACCTGCCGGAACTGCTCACCCGCGACATCATCTCCCCGGTGAAGCAGTCCGTGGAGCCCATCGGGGCGCTCATCAAGGAATACGAGGAGCGCGAGCTGGAGCGGGTGATCCTCGCGCCCCTGCGCCGGGGCGGCTACGGCGAGCTGGTGGAGCGGCTCTCCTTCTTCCTGGGCCTGGAGATCGGCTCGGAATTCGCGGACTGCGCCCTGCTGGACGGGGCCGTGCAGCGCGTCACTCCCTCAAAGCTCCACGCCGAGTGCAACGAGGACCGCTTCGACCCCAAGGACGGCGAGCTCCTGAAGGTCTGCGACTCCCTGGCCGCCTACCTGGAGGCCTACACCGCCCTGCGCAACGGCATCGCCTCGGACCAGCTCCAGCAGGGCATCTGGCGCATCCGGGGCAAGTACGCCTCCACGGTGCTCTTCGACACCGTGCACGTGGGCGCGCTCCTGGCCGACTTCGACTGA
- the rpsI gene encoding 30S ribosomal protein S9, whose product MSTDFFYGTGRRKTAIARTRIKPGTGQILINGRPADEYFPRPALQGIIRQPFALTRTQGRFDVNATLDGGGISGQAEALRHGISRALLQADPELRPMLKKAGLLTRDARAKERKKYGQRAARARFQYSKR is encoded by the coding sequence ATGAGCACCGACTTCTTCTACGGCACCGGACGGCGCAAGACCGCCATCGCCCGCACCCGCATCAAACCCGGCACCGGGCAGATCCTGATCAACGGCCGCCCCGCCGACGAATACTTCCCCCGCCCCGCGCTGCAGGGAATCATCCGTCAGCCCTTCGCCCTCACCAGGACCCAGGGCCGCTTCGACGTGAACGCCACCCTGGACGGCGGCGGCATCTCGGGCCAGGCCGAGGCCCTGCGCCACGGCATCTCCCGCGCTCTGCTGCAGGCCGATCCCGAGCTGCGCCCCATGCTCAAGAAGGCCGGTCTGCTCACCCGCGACGCCAGGGCCAAGGAACGTAAGAAGTACGGCCAGCGCGCCGCCCGCGCCCGCTTCCAGTACTCCAAGCGTTAG
- the mraZ gene encoding division/cell wall cluster transcriptional repressor MraZ, translated as MFRGHSERNLDPKGRLMLPPEFREEVLASSPEGKLMLTNFDGCVVGYPMPEWERIEKSFQGINVLDKRIRNLQRFLISGAVEVVLDKQGRILIPPYLRSYAKLDKDCVLAGVATKFELWDKETFEARRRETEETFDADMADLAASGFELRL; from the coding sequence ATGTTCCGAGGACACAGTGAGCGAAACCTCGACCCCAAGGGTCGCCTCATGCTCCCCCCGGAGTTCCGGGAGGAGGTGCTCGCGTCGTCTCCGGAAGGCAAGCTCATGCTCACCAATTTCGACGGCTGCGTGGTGGGCTACCCCATGCCCGAATGGGAGCGCATCGAAAAGAGCTTTCAGGGCATCAACGTGCTGGACAAGCGCATCCGCAACCTCCAGCGCTTCCTCATCTCGGGGGCCGTGGAAGTGGTGCTGGACAAGCAGGGCCGCATCCTCATCCCGCCCTACCTGCGCAGCTACGCCAAGCTCGACAAGGACTGCGTCCTGGCGGGCGTGGCCACCAAGTTCGAGCTCTGGGACAAGGAAACTTTCGAGGCCCGCCGCCGCGAAACCGAGGAAACCTTCGACGCCGACATGGCCGACCTGGCCGCGTCCGGCTTCGAGCTAAGGCTCTAG
- a CDS encoding CBS domain-containing protein, whose translation MLLRDRAWDVMRTDMVTAKDGDSLREVAVALRSAMKEQPDRACAVILSEDGGFRGVITAWWLLLYLEQCALEDSLKLKEGTAFESKFRTTCRKCYARVAGDVVERDVPVVKPQDPLLTVLEAMLTSRRRWAVVMEGGKVLGVIAAEDLFLQMRWEEME comes from the coding sequence ATGCTGCTGAGAGACAGGGCCTGGGACGTGATGCGCACCGACATGGTGACGGCGAAGGACGGCGACAGCCTGCGCGAGGTGGCCGTGGCCCTGCGCTCCGCCATGAAGGAGCAGCCCGACAGGGCCTGCGCGGTGATCCTCTCCGAGGACGGCGGATTTCGCGGCGTGATCACGGCCTGGTGGCTGCTGCTCTACCTGGAGCAGTGCGCACTGGAGGACTCGCTGAAGCTCAAGGAGGGCACGGCCTTCGAGAGCAAGTTCCGTACGACCTGCCGCAAGTGCTACGCACGCGTCGCGGGGGACGTGGTGGAGCGCGACGTGCCCGTGGTGAAGCCCCAGGACCCCCTGCTCACGGTGCTGGAGGCCATGCTCACCTCCCGGCGGCGCTGGGCCGTGGTGATGGAGGGCGGCAAGGTGCTGGGCGTGATCGCCGCCGAGGACCTCTTCCTTCAGATGCGTTGGGAGGAGATGGAGTAG
- a CDS encoding substrate-binding periplasmic protein translates to MVLALLPALWFAPCAVRGEGAALVLGARDDPPLFRQDGLGMVDRLLREAFARAGVEARFVTLPSERSITEANAGTIDGDANRVEGVDRTYTNLVRVPESTVTWEFTVFTMEPGLHVTGWKGLAGCRVGYLVGWKIIEERLKGLEAVGVARPRELFRLLAAGRVDAVIYQRLGGGLLLDELGIPRSAVRAEVLERREMYVYLNRRHEALVPRLAEALRSLKQDGTRERFLAEPAGE, encoded by the coding sequence ATGGTCCTCGCCCTTCTGCCGGCCCTCTGGTTCGCGCCCTGCGCCGTGCGGGGTGAGGGGGCGGCGCTGGTTCTGGGCGCGCGGGACGATCCGCCCCTTTTCCGGCAGGACGGGCTGGGCATGGTGGACCGGCTCCTGCGAGAGGCCTTCGCGCGGGCGGGCGTGGAGGCTCGTTTCGTCACCCTGCCCAGCGAGCGTTCCATCACGGAGGCCAACGCCGGGACCATCGACGGCGACGCCAACCGCGTGGAGGGCGTGGACCGGACCTACACCAACCTGGTGCGCGTGCCTGAGAGCACCGTCACGTGGGAGTTCACGGTCTTCACCATGGAACCGGGCCTGCACGTGACGGGATGGAAAGGGCTTGCCGGGTGCCGGGTGGGCTACCTGGTGGGCTGGAAGATCATCGAGGAACGCCTGAAGGGGCTTGAGGCCGTGGGCGTGGCCAGGCCCAGGGAACTCTTCAGGCTGCTGGCCGCCGGACGCGTGGACGCGGTGATTTACCAGCGCCTCGGGGGCGGCCTCCTCCTGGACGAACTGGGCATCCCGCGTTCCGCCGTGCGCGCCGAGGTGCTGGAGCGCCGCGAGATGTACGTCTATCTCAACCGCCGCCACGAGGCCCTGGTCCCCAGGCTGGCCGAGGCGTTGCGTTCCCTGAAGCAGGACGGCACGCGCGAGCGGTTCTTGGCGGAGCCCGCCGGGGAGTGA
- a CDS encoding penicillin-binding transpeptidase domain-containing protein, which translates to MSRGQKQIRDYSRIRLIVVCGVFFLFWASLWVRAAHLQIVQGPRLAEQALRQHLALETDRGRRGAIVDRNGQLLAKSVEFASVYANPKDVKNPDEAAQALSKVLGEPLKDLTRKLHGRGSFVYLDRRVNDRVAAQVRALNIPGVHVAPEFGRSYPNKQMAGQLLGFVGYDDQGLEGLEKHFEAYLAGKKAKYVVQRDASGRRLYLDAQGREMANADGAEIRLTIDSQIQFFAEEALAKAVTENRGKAGICIVVHVKSAEILAWANYPFFNPNGGDNPDPKAGRNRLALDVLEPGSTMKPILIAAALQEKVIRPETQYNCEKGQWNFYNIATIRDTHPYDVISVDKILRWSSNIGAAKIGLDLGAHKLHAYFDRVGFGQPTGLPLPGEAKGLMRPVSAWSKLDLATCSFGQGIGVTPVQLAQAFHVIANNGVKKPLRLVMDPPQDSSFWPETRVFDPQVAKTVQLMMRDVVEAEKGTGVKAHIDGLELGGKTGTAQKARARGGYGDKYLANFVGFVPAVDPEYMVLVMVDEPEPNHYGGVVAAPAMREVALKSLSYLGRLPESVKMQQADKGPAPAPVRASDVAEALGVAFPPMNIAVDGAEVPNLVGMPLRKAAEILAGKGVVPTLKGSGLVVGKQNPAPGAHWDAVNKEPFTIWLAKAS; encoded by the coding sequence ATGAGCCGGGGACAGAAACAGATCAGGGACTACAGCCGCATCCGCCTCATCGTGGTGTGCGGCGTCTTTTTCCTGTTCTGGGCCAGCCTCTGGGTCCGGGCGGCGCACCTCCAGATCGTGCAGGGGCCGCGCCTGGCCGAACAGGCCCTCAGGCAGCACCTCGCCCTGGAGACCGATCGCGGGCGGCGCGGGGCCATCGTGGACCGCAACGGCCAGCTCCTGGCCAAGTCGGTGGAGTTCGCCTCGGTCTACGCCAATCCCAAGGACGTGAAGAACCCCGACGAGGCGGCCCAGGCCCTCTCCAAGGTTCTGGGCGAGCCCCTGAAGGACCTAACCCGCAAGCTCCACGGACGCGGCAGCTTCGTCTACCTGGACCGCCGCGTGAACGACCGCGTTGCCGCACAGGTGCGCGCCCTGAACATCCCCGGCGTCCACGTGGCCCCGGAGTTCGGGCGCTCCTACCCCAACAAGCAGATGGCCGGGCAGCTCCTGGGCTTCGTGGGCTACGACGACCAGGGCCTTGAGGGCCTGGAGAAGCACTTCGAGGCGTACCTGGCCGGCAAGAAGGCCAAGTACGTGGTGCAGCGCGACGCCTCGGGCCGCAGGCTCTACCTGGACGCCCAGGGCCGCGAGATGGCCAACGCCGACGGCGCGGAAATCCGCCTGACCATCGACTCCCAGATCCAGTTCTTCGCCGAGGAGGCCCTGGCCAAGGCCGTCACCGAGAACCGGGGCAAGGCGGGCATCTGCATCGTGGTGCACGTCAAGAGCGCCGAGATCCTGGCCTGGGCCAACTACCCCTTCTTCAACCCCAACGGCGGCGACAACCCCGACCCCAAGGCCGGACGCAACCGCCTGGCCCTGGACGTGCTGGAACCGGGCTCCACCATGAAGCCCATCCTCATCGCCGCCGCGCTCCAGGAGAAGGTGATCCGCCCCGAGACGCAGTACAACTGCGAAAAAGGGCAGTGGAACTTCTACAACATCGCCACCATCCGCGACACCCACCCCTACGACGTGATCAGCGTGGACAAGATCCTGCGCTGGTCCTCCAACATCGGGGCCGCCAAGATCGGCCTGGACCTGGGCGCGCACAAGCTCCACGCCTACTTCGACCGCGTGGGCTTCGGCCAGCCCACCGGGCTGCCCCTGCCCGGCGAGGCAAAGGGTCTCATGCGGCCCGTCTCGGCCTGGAGCAAGCTCGATCTGGCCACCTGCTCCTTCGGGCAGGGCATCGGCGTCACCCCCGTGCAGCTGGCCCAGGCCTTCCACGTCATCGCCAACAACGGCGTGAAGAAGCCCCTGCGCCTCGTGATGGATCCGCCCCAGGACAGCTCCTTCTGGCCAGAGACCCGCGTTTTCGATCCTCAGGTGGCCAAGACCGTGCAGCTCATGATGCGCGACGTGGTGGAAGCCGAGAAGGGCACGGGCGTCAAGGCGCACATCGACGGGCTGGAGCTGGGCGGCAAGACCGGCACCGCCCAGAAGGCCCGCGCCCGGGGCGGTTACGGCGACAAGTACCTGGCCAACTTCGTGGGCTTCGTCCCGGCCGTGGACCCGGAATACATGGTGCTGGTGATGGTTGACGAGCCCGAGCCCAACCACTACGGCGGCGTGGTCGCCGCGCCCGCCATGCGCGAGGTGGCCCTGAAAAGCCTCTCCTACCTGGGACGGCTCCCCGAATCCGTGAAGATGCAGCAGGCCGACAAAGGTCCGGCCCCGGCCCCCGTGCGCGCGTCCGACGTGGCCGAGGCGCTGGGCGTGGCCTTCCCGCCCATGAACATCGCCGTGGACGGCGCGGAAGTGCCAAATCTCGTGGGCATGCCCCTGCGCAAGGCCGCCGAGATCCTGGCCGGGAAGGGCGTCGTGCCCACCCTCAAGGGCTCCGGGCTCGTGGTGGGCAAGCAGAATCCGGCCCCGGGCGCGCACTGGGACGCCGTGAACAAGGAACCCTTCACCATCTGGCTGGCCAAGGCCTCCTGA
- the rsmH gene encoding 16S rRNA (cytosine(1402)-N(4))-methyltransferase RsmH has translation MRFDPRHLPVLHGEVCDMLGIRPGMRVLDATLGLGGHSRAMLEKAGGELEILGLDRDPTAVERALANLADFPGRVQARRMRFSEFPAALEELGWDSVDAALADVGVSSPQLDEAERGFSFLADGPLDMRMSVADGLEPAANIVNNWSFERLRDLIRDYGEEPQAGRIARAITRERETKPFDSTLELARVVERAYPPKWRATARNHPATRTFQALRMAVNEELQELEDFLDRIVDHLSPGGRVAVISFHSLEDRLVKTAFRREASGCLCPPRQPFCTCGHVPRLRILTKKPLGPSEAEAAANHRARSAKLRVAQRLAPEGAPLEGFGPDGAERDNP, from the coding sequence GTGCGCTTCGATCCGCGCCACCTCCCGGTCCTGCACGGGGAAGTGTGCGACATGCTGGGCATTCGGCCCGGCATGCGCGTGCTCGACGCCACCCTGGGCCTGGGCGGCCACAGCCGCGCCATGCTGGAAAAGGCCGGGGGCGAGCTGGAGATCCTGGGTCTGGACCGCGACCCCACAGCCGTGGAGCGCGCCCTGGCCAACCTGGCGGACTTCCCCGGCAGGGTGCAGGCCCGGCGCATGCGCTTCTCGGAGTTTCCCGCCGCCCTGGAAGAGCTGGGCTGGGACTCCGTGGACGCCGCCCTGGCCGACGTGGGCGTCTCCTCGCCCCAGCTCGACGAGGCCGAGCGCGGGTTCAGCTTTCTGGCCGACGGGCCGCTGGATATGCGCATGAGCGTGGCCGACGGCCTGGAGCCGGCGGCCAACATCGTGAACAACTGGAGCTTCGAGCGCCTGCGCGACCTCATCCGCGACTACGGCGAGGAGCCGCAGGCAGGACGCATCGCCCGGGCCATCACCCGCGAGCGCGAGACGAAGCCCTTCGATTCGACCCTGGAGCTGGCCCGCGTCGTGGAGCGGGCCTATCCGCCCAAATGGCGGGCCACCGCGCGCAACCACCCCGCCACCAGGACCTTCCAGGCCCTGCGCATGGCGGTGAACGAGGAACTGCAAGAGCTCGAGGACTTTCTGGACAGGATCGTGGATCATCTCTCCCCCGGCGGCCGCGTGGCCGTCATCTCCTTCCACTCCCTGGAGGACCGTCTGGTGAAGACGGCCTTCCGGCGCGAGGCTTCCGGGTGCCTGTGCCCGCCCCGGCAGCCTTTCTGCACCTGCGGGCACGTCCCAAGGCTGCGCATCCTGACCAAGAAGCCCCTGGGCCCTTCCGAGGCCGAGGCCGCCGCCAACCACCGCGCGCGCAGCGCCAAGCTGCGCGTGGCCCAACGCCTGGCCCCCGAGGGAGCGCCCCTCGAAGGCTTCGGCCCGGACGGCGCCGAGAGGGACAACCCGTGA
- the rplM gene encoding 50S ribosomal protein L13, producing the protein MKTYSPSSKDITRDWVIVDASEKILGRLASQIAQRLRGKHKPEFVPHMDGGDFVVVVNADKVKVTGRKLDQKMYYRHSGWIGGLKETVLKDMMSSKPDQVLIKAVKGMLPKNRLGRQMLKKLKVYAGAEHPHAAQQPKPLA; encoded by the coding sequence ATGAAGACATACAGCCCGAGCAGCAAGGATATCACCCGCGACTGGGTGATCGTGGACGCCTCGGAAAAGATCCTGGGCCGCCTGGCCAGCCAGATCGCCCAGCGTCTGCGCGGCAAGCACAAACCCGAGTTCGTTCCCCATATGGACGGGGGCGATTTCGTAGTGGTGGTCAACGCCGACAAGGTGAAGGTCACCGGCCGCAAGCTCGACCAGAAAATGTACTATCGCCACAGCGGCTGGATCGGCGGCCTGAAGGAAACCGTGTTGAAAGACATGATGTCCTCCAAGCCCGACCAGGTGCTGATCAAGGCCGTGAAGGGCATGCTGCCCAAGAACCGCCTGGGCCGCCAGATGCTCAAGAAGCTCAAGGTGTACGCCGGGGCCGAGCATCCCCACGCCGCCCAGCAGCCCAAGCCCCTGGCCTAA